CATGATGCTAGCGGTCTCCCAATTGACATTCATTTCAATTCTATTATACTCACAATTGATTTTTTGTAATTTTGTAAAAAATCCATCAATATGAACAATCGGTTACTGTTTCTATTCACATTACTTTTTTCTACTACTCTGTTCTCACAAGATACAAATACTTGTGGTTTTGACCATTACTGGCAATACCAATCCGAAAAAAATCCACAAGGTTTGGAAACTTTGAAACTGATGGAAGCCTATACCAAAAAGTATGTTGAAAAACACCAAAAACAATCTGAGAAAATTGCAGAAGTGATTACCATTCCTGTAGTTTTTCATGTGGTTTATACTTCCAATCGACCTGCAAGCAACATTAGTGAAGCAAAAATTTATTCGCAGTTAGAAGCCCTAAACCGTGATTTTCGACGTTTGAACGCTGACACCGCTAACATTTTAGCGGACTTCAAACCTTTTATGGCAGACATTGAAGTAGAATTCTGTTTGGCAACACGAGATCCAAATGGCTATCCTACTACGGGTATTACCCGAACTGCCACATCATTGGATCGTTTTTTTGTAGAAACCGATGAAATAAAATCATCCGAAACAGGTGGAAAAGACCCTTGGCCCTTCGATCAATATTTGAATATTTGGGTATGCTACAATATATGCAGCACTTTTGGTGGATGCGGTATTTTGGGTTATGCAGTTCCTCCTAGCTTCAGTACACCCGAAACGGATGGAGTAGTGATTCAATACAATTATTTTGGAACAACCGCACCCGTCAATCCTACCTTCAATGAGGGGCGAACAGCAGTGCATGAAGTAGGGCATTGGCTTAGTTTGCTGCATACATGGGGAAATGGGGAGGACAATGCCAATTGTACCAAAGATGACTTAGTGGCAGATACACCTCTTACTGATGGTCCCACCTTTGGATGTGCTGCTAATCATGCCAACTCTTGTATAGAGGAGGAACTTGACTTGCCCGATATGACTGAAAACTATATGGACTATGGCAATGATGCGTGTTTGACCATGTTCACCACAGGGCAAAAGCTACGAATGAGGGCTACATTAGATGAAGGAGGTTTTAGGCACAGTCTTTTGAATTCAATGGGATGTGTGCCAGTAGAACAGGGTATGGACGATGTAAGGGTAGTGTTCGTCAGTTATCCCAATGATACAGAGGTGATTTGTTCGGTTTTTGAACCAGAATTGAATGTAGAAAACTTTGGTACAGAACCACTTGAGTCCTTTACGGTCAATTATGATTTGGATGGAGAGACGTATAGTTATGAGTGGATGGGCTTGATTGAACCACTTAAAAGCGGAACCATTACGCTACCTGCGCTGCAAATTGCAGCCAATACCACTCAGCATGTATTGAATATTTCGATTGTAGCACCAAATGGAAGAGAAGACTTCAATATCGAAAACAACTACATTGCAGTGAGTTTTCAGTCTGTTGCCCCTGCCACTCAAACTATTGCATTTTCAGAGTCTTTTCAATCCCCTCCAGGTTTTCCGTTTCCTCCTATAGGATGGGGAATCTTCAATGGTGACAATGATTTCAACTTTAGATTCAAAAAAAGCAATTTGACAGGTTACAGTGATACAGAATCAGGATATATGCCTAACTTTGAAGCAGATGCAAGTTATATTGGCACAATAGATGAAATCATCAGTCCTGCCATCAATTTTGAAGGAGTTTACGACAGTCTTTACCTGCAATTTTTCTATGCCTACACGGGTATGGGCGAAGGAACGATTTCTGATACTTTGGAAATATTGTTGTCCGTAGATTGTGGCAGTAGTTACTTCACCGTCCGCAAGTTTTTTGGAGAAGAGTTGATTACAAGCGACCCTGTTGATGAGGCTTTTGTGCCGATGGAAGGACAATGGAAAGAAGGCTTGGTGAATTTTTTGCCCTTCAAAGATTACCGCAACGTGAAGCTCAAAATTCGTCAAATTCGTGGAACGGGTAATGACCTATATGTGGATGACATCAACTTATTGAGTGGATTGACTGCCATTGAAGGATATTCACTGCAAAACCAAGTTTCGATACACGCTTATCCCAATCCTGTAAGAGGAAAGACAATTATTGAATTGAATCATTTAATCCCCAACCAAAACGTTGAGTTAAGCATTAGCAATAATGCAGGTCAGGTGGTGTATCAACAAACGATTCGTTCGCTGTCGACCCAAAAAACCTTAGAAATACCTGTAGAAAATCTCAGCAATGGAATGTATGTGCTTAGCTTGCAGAGTCAAGAGCAGCGTTCGCATACCAAAATTGTGGTGGCGCACTAGTACAGTGATTAGTAACTGGTGATTAGTTTTAAAAAACTATTGGCTATCAATTTTTATATAAAAAATAAATTCTATATTTGAAGTAGAAACTTTTGAAGTTTACTCTTTGAAAAAGTTTGATTTTCATTACAATCGAAAATCTTTAAAACAAAACTTCAAAAGTCGTACATTGGCCCAAGAGGAAAAAGTACAAAAGTTGTAATAAAAAATAATATATTGATTAAAATTAAGAACGAGGGTAAACTGATTCAAAAGTAGTCCTTAGAGACCGTATTAGACGTTAGCCCCTCGTTCTTTATATCCCATAAAAATCGGACAGTTCAGTAGGCATAAAGCCTGAGTCACGACGCAGATTTCATAGGATATATTTCATCATTATTAGTTTAACATTCAATTTATTACTTTATGAATTCTCTAATTATCGGTATAGATGTAAGTAACAAGACTTTAGACATTGCTTATCAAGAAGATAACCACTGGGTTGATTATCAAATCGAAAATACAATGAAATCCATAGAGGTATTCTTACAAGGTTTTGATGAACAACATATTACTTTTGTTTTAGAACCTACTGGCACTTACAGTGATAAGTTGCTTCATTCTTTAGACAAATCCAACTGCTCTATTAAATTGATTAATCCACAAAAAAGCAGTGCTTTTATGAAAGTCTTAGGCATTACTGCAAAAGATGATAAGCAAGCAGCAAGAGCTTTAGCAATAGCTGGAAAGACACTTGATTTGCCTGATTTTCAAATGCCTAATGAGGATATTCAAAAGAGAAAAAAAATGCAAATGGCTCTTAATGCCTTTGAAAAGCAGGAACGACAGACTAAAAATCAAATTCATAGCCTTATGCAGTGTCTTTACACACCAGATGTTGTCTTAGAAGCTTTTCAAGACGTATTGAATACGATACAAGACAATATTCGAAAAATCAAACAAGAATTGGATGCCTTGACTGACATTGGTTTCGATAAATTCAAAGAACTTGCCTGTTCTGTTAAGGGTATTGGCGAAAAATCAGCCCAATTACTATACACATATACTAATGGCTTTGAATTATTTACAAATTCTAAACAATTGGTTAAGTTTGTAGGCACCGTGCCTTTGACTCATCAATCGGGTTCTTCTGTGTATCGAAAAGGACGCATTTCAAAAGCTGGTCCAGCTCAAATTAGGACAGTTCTTTTCAATGCTACAAGAGCAGCTATACGATTCAATAAAGAATGTAAAGAACTTTTCAATAGACTCCGATCAAAAGGAAAGCCATACAAGGTAGCTAAAGTTGCTGTTATCAACAAGCTGCTTAGGCAAACTTTTGCCGTCGTTAAATCAGGTGTCAAATTTCAAGATGATTATCACAATAAATTCAAAGAACATATTGAATAAAATAACCAATTTAAAAAATAATCCGATTTTTGCTTGCTTTTTAATACAGTTCGTCTAAATCGGGGAGTTATTTTTTGACTATTACTTATCAATCAAAAAGAAAATTTTAAAATTTGTCCCGAATAGTCGGGATGTAAAATATCACAAGTCGAATGAAAAATCTGTTCTCCTTTATTCTTATTTTCCTCTGTTTTAATGCTATTAGCAATGCACAAGACGATAACCATGAGCATGTTGCCCCATGTGGTATAGACGCTTATTCTCAGCAATTATACGAACAAAATCCAGCTGAATATTTAGCTGCACAAGCATACTCTCGTGAGCAAATCCAGAATTGGATTGCAGCAAATAAAAACAATCTGCAAAAGAAAGCTGAAGTTATCACCATTCCCGTTGTGTTTCATGTGGTATGGTCCAGTGACACCCCTCAATCCAATGTAAGTGATGAGCAAATTTATTCTCAAATTGAGGCATTGAACCGTGACTTTCGCGCCCAGAATGACCTTAGCATTGTTCGGGATATTTTTAAGGATAGGATTGCGGATATGGAAATTGAGTTTAGACTTGCCGAGTTTGATCCTGATGGAAATTTGACTACAGGTATTACCCGCACTGAAACCGATGTGACGGCATGGAATATTGACAATGCTAGTGATATGAAGTATGATATGAATGGTGGAAAAGACCCTTGGCCCTCAAGAGATTACTTGAATATTTGGATCATCACTCGACTAACTGAAAATGCTATTGCTGGATATGCTCAACCTGGTGGAAATTTTCCCTCCAATGCACGTATTGACGGAGTAGTGATTGTCCACAATCATTTTGGTCAAACTGGGACTGCTAATCCCAACGACTTTGGTAGAACAGGTACACACGAGGTTGGGCATTGGCTGAGCTTGCACCATATATGGGGGGCTTTTAACTCTGGCGACCAAACGCCGAGTTGCTTGGGAGAAGATGATGAAGTTGCAGACACACCTTATACTTTGGATGCCAATTTTGGATGCAATTTTAACCGAAACCAATGTACCATGGAGAATCCAGATTTTCCAGACATGATTGAAAACTATATGGACTATGCCAATTCGAGTTGTCAAGGTCTATTCACACACGGACAAAAGGATAAAGCAAGAGCCATTTTGAATACAACCCGCTCTCAAATAACTACTTCAGCAGGTTTGCGTGAGCGTGGCAAAGACGATGTGATGATTACGAAGATTCTCAGCCCTACGAGTGTAGGCAGAAGTTGCTCGACTTTTGAGCCTGTGATTGAAGTAGTCAATTTTGGTACTTCCGAAATGCTGTATTTTGAAGTGGATTATACAGTTGATGGCGAAGCGTATGAATATCAATGGATCAGCGCAGGTGAAAACCTTGCTCCATGGAACAGTTTGAACAATGATTTGCCTAAAAAATTAACCCTTACGCTTCCAGAAGTTACCCTCAGCAATGACGATATTAACCATACACTTGAAGTAGTAGTGAGTCGTCCAAATGGCAGTACCTCTGAATTCAATGAAACTGACAACACCTTGTCTGTCAATTTTAAATCGGTTAATCCTGGTATATTTCCTTACTTCAATGAGGATTTTCAGTTTATCGTTTTTCCTCCTATTGGTTGGTCTATCTTCAATGGTGACAATAGCCCGCATTGGAGATTCAAAGGCACTAAAGATGCTTCATTGGAAATAGGTTTTGATGATACGCAAGCAGCATTGATGGATAATTTTGCGTATGATGCTGTTGGTGAAATAGACGAGTTGATTTTACCACCATTAGATTTTGTGGGTGACTTGGGTAAAATTTCGTTAAACTTCTACTATGCCTATGCTTACACAGATGAAAGTAATATTTCGGATACTTTATCTATTATGATCTCGGATGATTGCGGCAATACTTTTATACCAGTTGCAGAATTGTATGGTGAAAACTTGATTACTGCTCCACCAGTTGCAGGTCCATATATCCCTAAAGAAGGAGAGTGGCAAAATGCGTCCATTGATTTGTCGAGCTATATAAATACGACGAATCACATTGAGATGAAATTCCGCCAAACTCGTGGTTCTGGAAATAATCTATACATTGACAATGTAGATTTACTGTCTGAAACAACAGATATTGATCCAGTTATCAATGCTGCTGCCGATATAAAAATGTTTCCAAATCCTGCCCGTCAATTGGTACAATTGCAGTTTGAAGCCAAAGATGTTGCTAACCTGCAAATTGATTTGATGGACAAAACGGGTCGTACAATTAGCAGCCAAAACAAAACTGTGCAAAGTGGTAGAAATCAACATACCATTTCGCTGGATAAATTGCCTGCGGGAATGTATTTTGTGCAGATTCAAGATGGTAGTCAGTTGATTACCAAGAAATTGATGGTGTTTTAAAAAAAGTATAAAAACCCGTTTATACTTGGTTTTCATTAAATGTAGCCCTATTGTTTTTTAAAAATCAATAGGGCTATTTTCGTTTTGTATCCCTAAAAATAATTTTTAAATTAAGCCATCGTTATTACTGCAAAGCAGATATCTTTGTAAAGTGAAAAAAGTCGTTATCATATTGAGTGCTTTGTTGGTTATCATGCTCTATTGTTTTACAGTAGGCGTAGTGAACTGCAATGAGATAAGCTTAACGGCTGTACCTCAATTAACTATCCATAAAGAACGCCATGCCTCCGCTGTTTCGCCAAATTTGTTACATGCCTCTTCTCAGGCAGGCAGTTTGGAAACTCTTTTTAACAGCACCTCACCGACTACCGTTAAGGACACCTCAGATGAATTTTCTGCTTTTGTAAAGGTTACTGAAGCACTTTTTTTTAATGAGTTCTCTCAATACACTTTCAGTTGGAGAAACTTATTGATTAAGTTTCGGAAAGCCGACCTGATTTTTCCCTTCAACTATTTTTGGTAATCCATTTTAAGTAATGAGTGTAATTAACTGCTTGGTAAAGAAGCTTTTTGAAGTTTCTAAACGGCAGCTTAATTTTTGACCATTACTAAGTTTCAGAGATGTTTAAAATAATTTTTGCAGGTATTGCATTCCTACAAGACCTGTTGTCTTATTTCATATCAATTTAAAAAACTTTAAAAATGGATTTAACAACCATCCTATTAGGGACTTTTTTAACAGCCCTATGCTTCATACCATTTGTATGGATGAGCAGAAATAGCAAAAAGATAGAAAAACAATTGCTACAATCACTTTCAGATATTGCAGCACAACAAAATTGTAAGATTACTCAGCATGAACTTTGCGGAAAGATTGCCGTTGGTTTGGATGAGAACGCTCATACTTTTCTCTTTTTCAAAGAAGGAAAGAGTAACCAGACAGCGCAACATATTGACCTTGATGAAATTAAAAACTGTACGGTTGTCAATACCAGCAGGTCTGTTAATAATATTGGAGGTAATAGCAGGGTGATAGAAAGGTTGGAGTTGAGTTTTTTACCAATTAGTAAAAACAAAGCTCCTTTTGTGTTGGAGTTTTATAATTCAGAAGAAACAATGGAATTAAGTGGGGAACTTCAATTTATTGAGAAGTGGTCAAAAATAATTAATGGACAACTCAAGTCGTCTAAAAGAGAGTTAGTGGCTTAGTAAAGTTGCGGCATATTGAAAATGATGGGGCATTGCAAACAAGATTCTAAAGGAATGACATTCTCATTTGGTCATACTAAAGTATCTTGTTTGCTATTGTGACTATCCCAAAACGATAGTCTGCTCCAATGCTAAATCAGGAAATTAATTCTGGAATAATAATATTAGTGCTATATTTACACCAACCCCACTGAATGTATAAAAGATTATCCTTTCAACTTATCCAGTTTCATTCGACTGAACATACGCCTACCAGCCAATAACCAGCCGATTTTTAATTGATTAGATAATAGTTTTGGCTTGATTAACGTTTATATTTCTTTGAGTTAGCAATGAAAAGAAGTTCCATATTTATATAACAAAAAATAGAATTACATGGCAGATAGTTATAACAAGAAAGATAGAGAGAAAAAAAGAAGAAAGAGAAAACAGGAAAAAGCAGAGAAAATGCAGCAGAGAAAAGAGGAAGGCAGCAAAGAGGTAGAATATGTGTATGTAGATGAATTTGGAAATTTAACTTCAACTCCACCAGATCCTTCAAGAAGAAGGGTGATAAGGGCTGAAGATATTGAAGTAAGTACGCCAAAAAGGGAAGCAGAAGATCCAATGGAAATTATCAGATTTGGAATAGTAAAATTCTTTAACGATGAAAAAGGTTATGGTTTCATCACAGACCGAGATACACAAGATAGTTTGTTTGTTCACATTGAGAATGTGACAGGTGAAATCGGAACCAATGACAAAGTAACCTTTGAAATTGCCAATGGACCGAAAGGCCCTGTTGCAGTAGAGGTGAAAGTAATCAATGATTAGTGAATCAAAATAGTTTTAGAACCACAATTGAAGTTCTAAAAAGACTCTAACGCCAATCAATATTTATTTGATTGGCGTTAGTAGTTTTCGGGCAGAGTCATTTTGTTGTATTTATTTCGATAGGCAACAGGTGTAAGTCCAGTTATTTTTTTGAAGATGGTTCTGAAGGATTTGGTATCCGTATAACCCACCTCAAACATTACCTCATTGATGTTTTTTCGACTGGTTTCAAAACTTCGTTTGGCAGCTTCCATTTTGATTCGATGAATGTATTCTTGGACGGTATTGTTGGTGGCTTTTTTAAATCTACGTTCAAAACTTCTTCTACCCAAAGTCGCCATTGCAGTCAATTCATCTACCGAGATTTTTTCATGAACGTTTTTCTCAATGAACTTTTGAGCCTTTTTAATAGCTTCATCAGGATGATTTTTTTGTCCTTTGAACATGGAAAAAGTAGCTTGACTCTCTCTATCTATATCTACTGCAAAATATTTGGATGCGAGGATAGCAGTTTGTCTATCTGTATATTTTTCAACCAAATGCAACAATAAATTCCAATAAGAATTGGCACCTCCACTTGAATAAATCCGATTTTCTTCTGTAACAATGCTCCCATCCAATACCTCAACTTCGGGAAACATGGCTCTAAATTCATTCTGAAATCCCCAATGTGTCGAACATTTTTTGCCATTCAACAAGCCTGTGGAAGCCAATAAAAAGGCTCCAACACAAAGAGATGCTACTTCTGCTCCATTCTCATATTGTTGAGTAATCCAAGGTATCAGTCCTTGGTTGTTTTCGATTGCCGTCTGCATATCACCAAATAATGCTGGAATAATCACCAAATCTGTTTGTTCAACTTCATGTAGCTGCTTATCTGTATGTACTGAAAATATACCTCCATTGAGTTGAATGTTTTTTTTGACTCCTACCAATTGAACTTGGAAAAAAGGTTTTTTTTGGAAGGAGGTTAATATTTGATTTACGGTCGAAAACAGATATTGCGGGTCGGCTATGGCTTGCATGACCGAATTTTCTGGAACTAAAATACTTATGTTTTTCATACTAAAATTTATTTTTTTGCTACAAATATAAGTATTTTTTTGTCGCAAAACACCCTTTTATTGTCAGAAAGACACACTGTTTTTTTCATTTTATCATAGCATCTTTGTAGCAGATGATTTGAACAATTATTAGTGAACCAAAAAAAATAAAAAATATGAAGAATTTAAGTTTTAAGATTGACATCTATGCTTCTGCAAAGAAAGTTTGGCAAGTTTTGTGGAACGATGTGACCTATCGTGAGTGGACAAGTGCCTTTCATGAAGGTTCTTATGCGGTTTCGGATTGGAAAGAAGGTAGTGATATTCAATTTCTTAGCCCTGAAGGCGGTGGTATGTATAGCATCATTGAGAAATCTATTCCTTTTGAGCAAATGACCTTCAAACATTTGGGAGAAATCAAAAATTTTGAAGTCCAAAAACCAACAAATGGTGAAGCAACTTGGGGCGATGTCAAAGAAGCTTATACATTGAAAGAAGAGAATGGACATACACTACTTGAAGTGAGTTTGGATTCGCTTGAAGAATATCAGGATTATTTCAAAGGAGTATTTCCTAAAGCCTTGAATTTGGTGAAAGAGTTATCGGAAAATCCCCTTATGCTAACTGTGGAAGCAGTCATAGAAGCTCCTGTCGAAAAAATTTGGGAGTATTGGACTGCACCTGAACACATTGTGAAGTGGAACCATGCTTCTGACGATTGGCATACCACAAAAGCAGAAAATGATTTGAGGGCTGGCGGCAAATTTGTCTCACGAATGGAAGCCAAAGATGGAAGTTTTGGTTTTGATTTTGGAGGCAAACACACGGAAGTGAAAGCACATAAACGTATTGTTTCTACGCTTGATGATGGCAGAATATTAAAAGTCACTTTTAAAATGCAAGGCAATGTCACAAAAGTAGTGGAAGAATTTGAAGCCGAAGTAGAAAATTCTATTGAATTGCAGCAAGGTGGCTGGCAGATGATTTTAAATAATTTTAAGGCGTATGTAGAAGCCAATTAATTCACTTCAAATCTTAAAAAAATATGTTAAAACCAATTTATCCCTGCTTGTGGTTTGATGGTCAAGCCAAAGCCGCAGCAGATATGTACTGTTCTGTTTTCAACAACTCAAAAATAACTGAAAACACTCCAATGGTCGTGAATTTTGAGTTGGGAGGACAAAAGTTTATGGGTTTGAATGGTGGCCCTCACTTCAAAATCAATCCGTCTATTTCGTTTTATGTGGTGTGTGAAACGGAAGACGAAATTGATGCGGCT
This window of the Chitinophagales bacterium genome carries:
- a CDS encoding IS110 family transposase; its protein translation is MNSLIIGIDVSNKTLDIAYQEDNHWVDYQIENTMKSIEVFLQGFDEQHITFVLEPTGTYSDKLLHSLDKSNCSIKLINPQKSSAFMKVLGITAKDDKQAARALAIAGKTLDLPDFQMPNEDIQKRKKMQMALNAFEKQERQTKNQIHSLMQCLYTPDVVLEAFQDVLNTIQDNIRKIKQELDALTDIGFDKFKELACSVKGIGEKSAQLLYTYTNGFELFTNSKQLVKFVGTVPLTHQSGSSVYRKGRISKAGPAQIRTVLFNATRAAIRFNKECKELFNRLRSKGKPYKVAKVAVINKLLRQTFAVVKSGVKFQDDYHNKFKEHIE
- a CDS encoding M43 family zinc metalloprotease, which produces MNNRLLFLFTLLFSTTLFSQDTNTCGFDHYWQYQSEKNPQGLETLKLMEAYTKKYVEKHQKQSEKIAEVITIPVVFHVVYTSNRPASNISEAKIYSQLEALNRDFRRLNADTANILADFKPFMADIEVEFCLATRDPNGYPTTGITRTATSLDRFFVETDEIKSSETGGKDPWPFDQYLNIWVCYNICSTFGGCGILGYAVPPSFSTPETDGVVIQYNYFGTTAPVNPTFNEGRTAVHEVGHWLSLLHTWGNGEDNANCTKDDLVADTPLTDGPTFGCAANHANSCIEEELDLPDMTENYMDYGNDACLTMFTTGQKLRMRATLDEGGFRHSLLNSMGCVPVEQGMDDVRVVFVSYPNDTEVICSVFEPELNVENFGTEPLESFTVNYDLDGETYSYEWMGLIEPLKSGTITLPALQIAANTTQHVLNISIVAPNGREDFNIENNYIAVSFQSVAPATQTIAFSESFQSPPGFPFPPIGWGIFNGDNDFNFRFKKSNLTGYSDTESGYMPNFEADASYIGTIDEIISPAINFEGVYDSLYLQFFYAYTGMGEGTISDTLEILLSVDCGSSYFTVRKFFGEELITSDPVDEAFVPMEGQWKEGLVNFLPFKDYRNVKLKIRQIRGTGNDLYVDDINLLSGLTAIEGYSLQNQVSIHAYPNPVRGKTIIELNHLIPNQNVELSISNNAGQVVYQQTIRSLSTQKTLEIPVENLSNGMYVLSLQSQEQRSHTKIVVAH
- a CDS encoding helix-turn-helix domain-containing protein, with amino-acid sequence MKNISILVPENSVMQAIADPQYLFSTVNQILTSFQKKPFFQVQLVGVKKNIQLNGGIFSVHTDKQLHEVEQTDLVIIPALFGDMQTAIENNQGLIPWITQQYENGAEVASLCVGAFLLASTGLLNGKKCSTHWGFQNEFRAMFPEVEVLDGSIVTEENRIYSSGGANSYWNLLLHLVEKYTDRQTAILASKYFAVDIDRESQATFSMFKGQKNHPDEAIKKAQKFIEKNVHEKISVDELTAMATLGRRSFERRFKKATNNTVQEYIHRIKMEAAKRSFETSRKNINEVMFEVGYTDTKSFRTIFKKITGLTPVAYRNKYNKMTLPENY
- a CDS encoding SRPBCC domain-containing protein; translated protein: MKNLSFKIDIYASAKKVWQVLWNDVTYREWTSAFHEGSYAVSDWKEGSDIQFLSPEGGGMYSIIEKSIPFEQMTFKHLGEIKNFEVQKPTNGEATWGDVKEAYTLKEENGHTLLEVSLDSLEEYQDYFKGVFPKALNLVKELSENPLMLTVEAVIEAPVEKIWEYWTAPEHIVKWNHASDDWHTTKAENDLRAGGKFVSRMEAKDGSFGFDFGGKHTEVKAHKRIVSTLDDGRILKVTFKMQGNVTKVVEEFEAEVENSIELQQGGWQMILNNFKAYVEAN
- a CDS encoding cold shock domain-containing protein, yielding MADSYNKKDREKKRRKRKQEKAEKMQQRKEEGSKEVEYVYVDEFGNLTSTPPDPSRRRVIRAEDIEVSTPKREAEDPMEIIRFGIVKFFNDEKGYGFITDRDTQDSLFVHIENVTGEIGTNDKVTFEIANGPKGPVAVEVKVIND
- a CDS encoding T9SS type A sorting domain-containing protein; its protein translation is MKNLFSFILIFLCFNAISNAQDDNHEHVAPCGIDAYSQQLYEQNPAEYLAAQAYSREQIQNWIAANKNNLQKKAEVITIPVVFHVVWSSDTPQSNVSDEQIYSQIEALNRDFRAQNDLSIVRDIFKDRIADMEIEFRLAEFDPDGNLTTGITRTETDVTAWNIDNASDMKYDMNGGKDPWPSRDYLNIWIITRLTENAIAGYAQPGGNFPSNARIDGVVIVHNHFGQTGTANPNDFGRTGTHEVGHWLSLHHIWGAFNSGDQTPSCLGEDDEVADTPYTLDANFGCNFNRNQCTMENPDFPDMIENYMDYANSSCQGLFTHGQKDKARAILNTTRSQITTSAGLRERGKDDVMITKILSPTSVGRSCSTFEPVIEVVNFGTSEMLYFEVDYTVDGEAYEYQWISAGENLAPWNSLNNDLPKKLTLTLPEVTLSNDDINHTLEVVVSRPNGSTSEFNETDNTLSVNFKSVNPGIFPYFNEDFQFIVFPPIGWSIFNGDNSPHWRFKGTKDASLEIGFDDTQAALMDNFAYDAVGEIDELILPPLDFVGDLGKISLNFYYAYAYTDESNISDTLSIMISDDCGNTFIPVAELYGENLITAPPVAGPYIPKEGEWQNASIDLSSYINTTNHIEMKFRQTRGSGNNLYIDNVDLLSETTDIDPVINAAADIKMFPNPARQLVQLQFEAKDVANLQIDLMDKTGRTISSQNKTVQSGRNQHTISLDKLPAGMYFVQIQDGSQLITKKLMVF